A genomic region of Nilaparvata lugens isolate BPH unplaced genomic scaffold, ASM1435652v1 scaffold3588, whole genome shotgun sequence contains the following coding sequences:
- the LOC111047525 gene encoding LOW QUALITY PROTEIN: N-acetyltransferase family 8 member 3 (The sequence of the model RefSeq protein was modified relative to this genomic sequence to represent the inferred CDS: inserted 3 bases in 2 codons; deleted 1 base in 1 codon; substituted 1 base at 1 genomic stop codon; added 20 bases not found in genome assembly) has translation MDTFVVIRDYKPGDENMCYEIVKEGTMSTVNTAFINGLTREITFQSMVLSSALLFIFFGLPFGFCLASIPGVVVFMYFCIYSGHKSKRYKFXQDMYNIPRVYMSSKYTGFWVAEVXEPAANFKSGLVKCPFSVKKILTVKNIDTALYFKKIVGTVAIKKXKQRGYAWLRRMAVSSSYQRLGIAAALLKEALDFCQDKYVGVELVTTECHDVARDFYLKKGFELRNMFTSDWKAVIKTELDFRNRRNELSLHQKN, from the exons TCGTGATTATAAACCTGGTGACGAAAATATGTGCTATGAAATTGTTAAAGAAGGAACTATGTCTACAGTAAATACTGCATTTATAAATGGCCTGACAAGAGAAATAACATTTCAATCCATGGTTCTATCATCTGcacttttattcatattttttggaCTTCCGTTTGGATTTTGCCTGGCATCTATTCCAGGAGTCGTGGTTTTCATGTACTTCTGTATTTACTCTGGACACAAATCAAAGCGTTACAAATT CCAAGATATGTACAATATTCCTCGTGTCTACATGTCTTCAAAGTATACAGGTTTTTGGGTTGCTGAGG TTGAGCCTGCAGCAAATTTCAAAAGTGGTCTAGTAAAATGCCCATTCTcagtgaaaaagattttaacagtaaaaaatattgataccGCATTATACTTCAAAAAGATTGTTGGAACAGTTGCGATCAAGAAGTAAAAACAGCGAGGATACGCATGGCTGAGAAGAATGGCGGTGTCATCATCCTACCAAAGGTTGGGCATAGCAGCTGCCCTGCTAAAAGAAGCTTTGGACTTTTGTCAAGATAAATATGTTGGAGTTGAATTGGTAACAACTGAATGTCACGATGTTGCGCGGGActtctat ttaaaaaaagggtttGAATTGAGGAATATGTTCACAAGCGATTG GAAGGCTGTCATTAAGACTGAAttagattttagaaatagacgTAATGAACTAAGCTTAcatcaaaaaaattaa